A stretch of DNA from Micromonospora peucetia:
GGTCAGCTGCGCCGGCTGCGGCGACGCGGGCGCTCGCCGCCCTCGCCACCACCCTCGCCGCCGCCCTCGCTCGGGCCACGACCGCCCCGGTCGCCGCCGCGCTCACGGTCGCCCCGGTCGCGCGGGGCCCGGTCGTCCCGGTCCCGGCCAGCCGGACGCTCGCCGCTGGCGGCCTCGCCGGCGGCCGGCGCCTCGGCGCCCTCCGGGCGGACCTTGTCCAGGTAGATCTTGCCGCGGGCGTCGATGTCCGCGATCTCGACCTCGACCCGGTCGCCGACGTTGAGGAAGTCCTCGACCTTGTCGACCCGCTTGCCGTCGCCCACCTTGGAGATGTGCAGCAGGCCGTCGCGGCCCGGCAGCAGCGAGATGAACGCGCCGAACGCGGCGGTCTTGACCACCGTGCCGAGGAACCGCTCCCCGGCCTTCGGCAGGGTCGGGTTGGCGATGCCGTTGATCCGGTCCACCGCGGCCTGGGCCGACGGGCCGTTGGTGGCGCCGACGTAGATCGTGCCGTCGTCCTCGATGGAGATCTCGGCGCCGGTCTCGTCCTGGATCGCGTTGATGGTCTGCCCCTTCGGGCCGATCACCATGCCGATCTTGTCGACCGGGATCTTGACGGTGGTGACCCGCGGGGCGTACTCCGACATCTCGGCCGGGCCCTCGATCGCCGCCTGCATCACACCGAGGATGGTCTGCCGGGCCTCGTTCGCCTGCTGCAACGCGGCGGCCAGGACGTCCGACGGGATGCCGTTGAGCTTGGTGTCGAGCTGGAGCGCGGTGACGAACTCCGGCGTGCCGGCGACCTTGAAGTCCATGTCACCGAACGCGTCCTCGGCACCGAGGATGTCGGTCAGCGTCACGTACTGGGTCTTGCCGTCCACCTCGTCCGAGATGAGGCCCATGGCGATGCCGGCGACCGGCGCCTTCAGCGGCACACCGGCGGAGAGCAGGCCCAGCGTCGAGGCGCAGACCGAGCCCATCGAGGTGGAGCCGTTGGAGCTGAGCGCCTCGGAGACCTGCCGGATGGCGTACGGGAACTCCTCGCGCGACGGCAGCACCGGGATCAGTGCCCGCTCGGCGAGCGCGCCGTGGCCGATCTCGCGCCGCTTCGGCGAGCCGACCCGGCCGGTCTCACCGGTCGAGTACGGCGGGAAGTTGTAGTTGTGCATGTAGCGCTTGCGGTTCTCCGGGGACAGCGTGTCCACCATCTGCTCCATGCGCAGCATGTTCAGCGTGGTGACGCCCAGGATCTGGGTCTCGCCGCGCTCGAACAGCGCCGAGCCGTGCACCCGGGGCAGCACGCCCACCTCGGCGGTCAGCGAACGGATGTCGCGCGGGCCGCGGCCGTCGATGCGGACCTGCTCGCGCAGCACCCGGTTGCGCACCTCGGACTTGGTCAGCGACCGGAAGGCGGCGTTGAGCTCCTTCTCCCGGCCCTCGAAGCGACCGCCGAGCTCCTCGGCGACCTTGGCCTTGATCCGGTCCAGGGCCTCCTCGCGGTCGGCCTTGCCGGCGATCTGGAGCGCCTCGGCGACCTCGGCGCGGGCCAGGTCGGCCACCGCCTGGTAGACGTCGTCCTGGTAGTCCAGGAAGACCGGGAACTCGGCGACCGGCTTGGCAGCCACCTCGGCCAGCTCACTCTGCGCGCGGCACAGCTCGCGGATCGCCGGCTTCGCGGCCTCCAGGCCGCTGGCCACGATCTCCTCGGTCGGCGCGGTGGCGCCGCCCGCGATCAGGGCCACGGCGTTCGGCGTGGCCTCGGCCTCGACCATCATGATCGCGACGTCGCCGTCCGGCAGCGAGCGGCCGGCCACGACCATGTCGAAGGTGGCCCGGGCCAGCTCCTCCAGGGTCGGGAAGGCGACCCACTGGCCCTCGATGTGCGCGACCCGGGTCGCCCCGATCGGGCCGGAGAACGGCAGGCCGGAGAGCTTGGTCGACATCGAGGCGGCGTTGATCGCCACGACGTCGTAGGGGTGCTGCGGGTCGAGCGCGAGGATGGTCTCGACGACCTGGACCTCGTTGCGCAGGCCCTTGACGAACGACGGGCGCAGCGGCCGGTCGATCAGCCGGCAGGTGAGGATCGCGTCCTCGCTGGGGCGGCCCTCACGGCGGAAGAACGAGCCGGGGATGCGGCCCGCGGCGTACATCCGCTCCTCGACGTCGACGGTCAGCGGGAAGAAGTCGAACTGCTCCTTCGGGTGCTTACCGGCGGTGGTGGCGGAGAGGACGACCGTCTCGCCGAGCTGGGCGACGACGGAGCCGGCGGCCTGACGGGCCAGCCGGCCGGTGGAGAAAGTGATCTCACGGGTGCCGAAGGCCCCGTTGTCGATCACGGCGGTGCGGGATTCGGTGCCGAGGTTGGTCTCGGTCATGGTGCTGTCTTGCTCCTTCGCATCGGGGGCCCACGACGCGGGAGCTGCTCAGACGGCCGGTCTTCGATCGAAGCGCCCGGATGGCCGGCGGGATGCCGGGGTGCCCGGGGGCCACTACCGGAGACCGGTACGCTGACCGGCTCCCTTTTCGGGTGGTCGCGCGGCCCGGTTTTCGTGTGGTGGCGGAGCGGGGGAGCGACCCGGTCGGGTCACTCCCCCGTCAAGTCACCGGCGCAGACCGAGCCGCTCGATGAGCGACCGGTAGCGGCTGATGTCCTTCTTCTGGACGTAGTTGAGCAACCGACGGCGGCGGCCGACCAGCAGCAGCAGCCCACGGCGGCTGTGGTGGTCGTGCTTGTGCACCTTCAGGTGCTCGGTGAGCTCGGCGATCCGCTTGGTGAGGACCGCGACCTGCACCTCCGGCGAACCGGTGTCGCCCT
This window harbors:
- the rpsO gene encoding 30S ribosomal protein S15; protein product: MALDQEAKAKIRAEYATAEGDTGSPEVQVAVLTKRIAELTEHLKVHKHDHHSRRGLLLLVGRRRRLLNYVQKKDISRYRSLIERLGLRR
- a CDS encoding polyribonucleotide nucleotidyltransferase; translation: MTETNLGTESRTAVIDNGAFGTREITFSTGRLARQAAGSVVAQLGETVVLSATTAGKHPKEQFDFFPLTVDVEERMYAAGRIPGSFFRREGRPSEDAILTCRLIDRPLRPSFVKGLRNEVQVVETILALDPQHPYDVVAINAASMSTKLSGLPFSGPIGATRVAHIEGQWVAFPTLEELARATFDMVVAGRSLPDGDVAIMMVEAEATPNAVALIAGGATAPTEEIVASGLEAAKPAIRELCRAQSELAEVAAKPVAEFPVFLDYQDDVYQAVADLARAEVAEALQIAGKADREEALDRIKAKVAEELGGRFEGREKELNAAFRSLTKSEVRNRVLREQVRIDGRGPRDIRSLTAEVGVLPRVHGSALFERGETQILGVTTLNMLRMEQMVDTLSPENRKRYMHNYNFPPYSTGETGRVGSPKRREIGHGALAERALIPVLPSREEFPYAIRQVSEALSSNGSTSMGSVCASTLGLLSAGVPLKAPVAGIAMGLISDEVDGKTQYVTLTDILGAEDAFGDMDFKVAGTPEFVTALQLDTKLNGIPSDVLAAALQQANEARQTILGVMQAAIEGPAEMSEYAPRVTTVKIPVDKIGMVIGPKGQTINAIQDETGAEISIEDDGTIYVGATNGPSAQAAVDRINGIANPTLPKAGERFLGTVVKTAAFGAFISLLPGRDGLLHISKVGDGKRVDKVEDFLNVGDRVEVEIADIDARGKIYLDKVRPEGAEAPAAGEAASGERPAGRDRDDRAPRDRGDRERGGDRGGRGPSEGGGEGGGEGGERPRRRSRRS